A segment of the Deltaproteobacteria bacterium genome:
CGCGGAGCCGTCGGCCTCGGAGTAGCCGAGCGGCGGGACCACGACCCCCTGCCCCGCCACGCGCTGCCCCCAGATCCGCTTCTGCTCCTTCAGCCCGGCGAGGAAGCGTCCGATCACCTCGCCCGTCGAGTGCTTGTAGGGGAACTCGGAGACCACGTCGAGGCGCATGGGCGCAGGCATTGCTCACTCCTCCACCAGCCGGTTCACGCGCGCCACCGCATCCACGAACTCCTCCATCATCTCGCGTACCACCTCGCGCACCGGGCGGACCTGGTTCATGCGCCCGACGATCTGCCCGACGGGCGTGCCGACCAGCTCTTTCGCCCCCGAGGTCTCGAGGTGCGCGTAGCGGTGGATGCGCGTCGTGGCGTCGGCCGTGAGCAGGAACTGGAGCGGCATGGGGAGCGCGCCGGGCGACGAGGGGTCGTCCCACGCCTCCGTCCAGCGGGTGCGGAGCTGCCGCGCCGGCTTCCCGGTCATGGAGCGCGAGCGTACCGTGTCGCGCGCGGACGCCTGCAGCACCTTCTTCATGGCGACGGGGTGGAGATCGCTCTCGGTGGTGGCGAGCCAGACCGAGCCCATCCACGCGCCCTCGGCGCCGAGGGCGAGCGCCGCCGCGATCTGCCGCCCGCAGCCGATCCCGCCCGCGGCGAGGACCGGCGTGGGTGCGACCGCGTCC
Coding sequences within it:
- a CDS encoding DNA-binding protein, producing the protein MPAPMRLDVVSEFPYKHSTGEVIGRFLAGLKEQKRIWGQRVAGQGVVVPPLGYSEADGSA